Genomic window (Capricornis sumatraensis isolate serow.1 chromosome 1, serow.2, whole genome shotgun sequence):
GATGGCAACAAAAGGTGTTATGTTCAAGTTTCCTCTTAattcttctttgaaaataaatgctCTAAAAATCTTTACCcccattttgttaaaatatttaacctataaaattaaatatgtctAATGCAAAAGGTGGTCGTACATGAGCAATAGAGGGGAAATTTGTCAGACATCTCTTCTTTGGGGAGTATTACAAAGAGGGAATGTTGAGGAAGGACAGACAtgatgttctaattttatttatactgTACCTTATTACACAAAGGTTGTGAGGTATCCTGTTTTCAGTATCAAATTTGATAGCTGGATTATAAAGATATATGTGGCCTTTAGGATTTAAAATTAACTTAGgaaaggttatttttttaaatctctcctcaATGTCTTGACTTTTAACTTGTTTAAACTACTTAAAGTTAGTAACTAAGAAATTATACATAACTGCTGGAAGAAAAAGCTGTCATATTTGAAACTGAATCTTTTAAAAGCTTATAAAGacaatactttatttttgtaaGTTGACCCACTCCAACATTAACAAGAGAAGTATTTTTCTTCTTACAGGATAAAGAACACACTAAAGGACATGCTAAGGGTCACATTTGAGAAAATACAGTCTTATTCCAAGAAATCTCCTATGAAATGAATGTCATAACAACAACCTGCCAGTATTGCTATAGATCTCTTTGGTTCTATGTTTTAGCAGTAGTAGAAGTGTAAAAGCTGGAagcaagaataaaaatcaaatgggCTCAAAAATGAGCAGTAGAAACAAGGGAATCTAAagtatattcttttaatttttaaagcagtttattCCAAATATGACTCAGGTCCCTTGTTCAAGGGTTCTGAGCATGCAGTGATATTTGGGATCTTTGGTACATAGTACTACCAATCTTCTGGGTTGGAGATAAGGGCAAGTCGGGATGCAGGTgaatgaggaaagaaagagagggaggaaaagtgAGTGTGACTTCACGTCCAAGAACCAACTCTGCACTTGATTATTTCCATGGAAAATAGCCATAGAATATTCCACATTACCTATACAATGTAAGATCTGAGATTCAAATGTACCCATTTAAAAGCCACTCTGTCCAGTTTTCAGGCTAGCATAATTCATCTCTAGTCCCAAAATATATTgtttatagtaaatatatattaaaagaccTATTGAATAAATGGGTAATCTgaaaactttttgttgttgttcagtcactcagttgtgttctactctttgcaaccccatggactgcagcaccccaggcttccctgtccttcaccatctccaggagcttgctcaaattcatgtccattgagttgatgatatcatccaaccatctcgttctctgtcatccctttctcctcctgccttcaatctttcccagcttcagggtcttttccaatgagtcagttctttgcatcaggtggccaaaggattgaagcttcagctacagcattagttcttccaatgaatattcagggttgatttcatttaggactgactggtttgatctccttgcagtccagaggactctcaagagtcttctccaaaaccacagtccaaaagcaccGGTTCTTTGgtccttttttatggtccaactctcacatccatacatgactactgaaaaaaccatagctttaaccaaatagacttttgtcagcaaagtaatgtctttgctcttcaacatgctatctagctttgccatagcttttcttccaaggaactagcgtcttttaatttcatggctgcagtcaccatctgcagtaattttggagccccccaaaataaagtctgtcactgtttccattgtttccagcttgtgcttcatccagcctggcattttgcatgatgtattctgcatataagttaagtaagcagggtgacaatatatagccttgatgtactcctttcccgatttgaaaccagtccattgttccacatccaattctaactgttgcttcttgacctgcatacaggtttctcaggagacagataaggtggtctggtattcccatctgtttaagaattttccacactatgaacaaagctagtggaggtgatggaattccagctgaactatttcaaatcctaaaagatgatgctgtgaaagcgttgcactcaatatgccagcaaatttggaactcagcagtggccacaggactagaaaagatcacttttcattccaatcccaaagaagggcaatgccaaagaatgttcaaactaatgcacaattgcactcatttcacaagctagcaaggtaatgctctaaattctccaagttaggcttcaacagtatgtgaaccaagaactcccaaatgttaaagctggatttagaaaaggcagaggaaccagagatcaaattgccaatatccattagatcatagaaaaaccaagagaattccataaaagcATCtactctgcttcactgactatgctaaagcctttgactgtgtggatcacaacaaactgtgaataTCTGGAAAAGAGTCATCATAAAAAAATTTCattgttgagtgaataaacatAATCCCACTGTTACTTTGCTTCTTGTTTTCtatgaacaaacaaaaacatgagtctctgctttcctttaaagcaaaaaaaaaaaaacatggatttTCAAAGGTTTAAAAATGAACTCACATCTCCAAACCACAAAAGTGTTAGCTAGGACAACTTGATCTGAAGGAAAGAGGTACTAATCATTAACATGAGTATTAAGTATTGAGTACTGCCCAGAACAGATGAAATTTCACACTTGGATTTTGAACTCAGGTAACcatttgaagttaaaaaatatcAATGTTGAGGTGGCTTCTTCTGTGCAAGTAGGAAATTTCAGCTGAGCTTGTGCTTTAGATTCTAATGGCATGCATATCAATGCCTGAGAAAGCCAAAAACACTCGAATTCTCAGTACAATCTTCAGTTAATTCCTTAGAGACATCTACTCATCAGTTATTTCCTTAGATCCATGGCATCTACTCTTAATTCTTGGAAAAGACGACTCAGAGATGAGGTGTAAGCCATAGGACTTAGAAAAACCAAGAAACTTAAATTGCTATTGGCCAATACCTCCTACTAACTTTGAAAGCCTTGTTTACGGGTTGGACGTCATAAGTAGTTGAAATTATTGGACAGATTCCATAGTGTGTCTGCCGGGCCCCTGCTGTGTTAGCAGTAATAGCCTAGGCCTCCCCCCTCCATTTAAAAGCTTCCTCAGCCTTTTGGCTCTCTGAGCGGCACCATGGCGGTCGGCAAGAACAAGCGCCTTACGAAAGGAGGCAAAAAGGGAGCCAAGAAGAAAGTGGTTGACCCATTTTCTAAAAAAGATTGGTATGATGTGAAAGCACCAGCTATGTTCAATATAAGGAATATTGGGAAAACATTGGTCACGAGAACTCAAGGAACCAAAATTGCATCTGATGGCCTCAAAGGTCGTGTTTTTGAAGTGAGTCTTGCTGATCTGCAGAATGATGAAGTAGCATTTAGAAAATTCAAGCTAATTACTGAGGATGTTCAGGGCAAAAACTGCCTGACTAACTTTCATGGTATGGATCTTACCCGTGACAAAATGTGCTCCATGGTCAAAAAATGGCAGACCATGATTGAAGCTCACGTTGACGTCAAGACTACCGATGGTTACTTGCTTCGTCTGTTCTGTGTGGGTTTTACTAAAAAGCGCAACAATCAGATTCGGAAGACCTCTTACGCCCAGCACCAGCAGGTGCGCCAGATCCGCAAGAAGATGATGGAGATCATGACCCGAGAGGTGCAGACCAACGACCTGAAAGAGGTGGTCAATAAACTGATTCCAGATGGCATTGGAAAAGACATAGAAAAGGCTTGCCAATCTATTTATCCACTCCATGATGTCTTccttagaaaagtaaaaatgctgaagaagcccAAATTTGAATTGGGAAAACTCATGGAGCTACATGGTGAAGGTAGTAGTTCTGGAAAAGC
Coding sequences:
- the LOC138079646 gene encoding small ribosomal subunit protein eS1-like, producing MAVGKNKRLTKGGKKGAKKKVVDPFSKKDWYDVKAPAMFNIRNIGKTLVTRTQGTKIASDGLKGRVFEVSLADLQNDEVAFRKFKLITEDVQGKNCLTNFHGMDLTRDKMCSMVKKWQTMIEAHVDVKTTDGYLLRLFCVGFTKKRNNQIRKTSYAQHQQVRQIRKKMMEIMTREVQTNDLKEVVNKLIPDGIGKDIEKACQSIYPLHDVFLRKVKMLKKPKFELGKLMELHGEGSSSGKATGDETGAKVERADGYEPPVQESV